Within the Flavobacteriales bacterium genome, the region TCTCTTACGCGATGTACGTCTATGACCGGTGGGGAGAATTAATCTTTGAATCAAACAAAGACACCTACCATTGGGACGGCACTTACAAAGGAAAACAGGTACAACAAGGCACCTATGTATACAGATTTTACATCATTGACTGGCGTGGCCACGACCACCAATACAATGGTGTGGTCACCTTGCATCGTTGATCGGATCAAGTTTCGCGTCAGTTTTCTATGAATTCCTGAAAGTCATCATTGTAATAGATCATGACTTCTTCTCCCTCAGCAATATTTCGAGTGGCCACAAAGGTCTGAGTCAGTTTTTCCTCGTCTTGATGAAGCACCTTGGCACTGAAGTCTTTATCGTGATTAAAAAAGCTTCCTACATCGCTCAGGCATAGCGCATAATATTCTTCACTCCATGGAAATTCCAGTGTTGCAATCAGTTCTGGCAATTCCTCATTATGATGTAGTAGCGTAACATGACTTACTGCCAATATTTCGCCTTCAGCAATAGCTCGTTTGGCAAAAACTCCTTTACCGTGAATAGGACTTTCCTTGATTTCTACGCAGTCGTTCATGTACCTTTGTTTTTCAGTTCGCAAGAATAATGAAATCGTTGCTTAATAAAGGTATTCACCAACTTTGGAAGCTCGTACACAAGCAAGTAGTGTGTTCCGATGTGGAGAAATTGGTTTTCCTTGAGCGCGCAGAAGAGGTCAAATCGGAAATCAGTGACTGGTGTGGTACTACCGAACATGAAAACATTGGCCTCGGGCAAAATTGCAACGCATCATGGTACTTAAAGTCTACCGGAATTAAGCGTGCCTCCTACCCTTTCGATTGGGTTTTTGCTACACCAGCCATCATAATGGATATCTTGAATGACGATTTCAAGGCTTTTCTGGATAAGGACCAACTTATCCCGCATGGAATGGATGCAGGACATAAACGTTATCACGAAACGATGTTCGGTCATCGAAATCCTGCATCGTCTGCCTCAGACCTTCAATTTCTTGAACGATGTGTAGCCAGATGGAAGCAGTTGATGCATGACCGAAAGCCTGTGGTATTTATTACCGTTGTATTGAACGAATTTGAAAAAAGAAAACGGTGGCAAGATGGATTTACGAAAGGATTTGCCATGCCTAAAAATCAGGTTCTGTCGGATTTTGAAGGAATGATGCAGCAGATCAAGGACTTGAATCCCAAGGCTAAATTCCTCTTCATAGAGCAATACACCGAAAAACCGTTCGAACTCAGCATAACTGAAAAGTCAAGCAGTGCTCTTTGGATTAAATTCTGTTCAATCGATAAGAATACTGGAGTTCAGTACATCAACGAAGTGGACGATTCTGTAATGACAGTGCTTTACGAAGGGTTGACACCTAATTAAGCCATCAATCCCTTATCAGCGTTACAATTCCTTTGTAAACGTGACGGTCAAGGTCAGCATACTCCCTGAAAGTGATAAGATAAACGTAAGTTCCAACTGGAACTTCCTTCAATGAGAACATATTCGTTCCATCCCACTTTTTCTGGAATTTTCCAGTTTGCCAGATCAACTTGCCCCAACGATCGTAGATGAACATATCGTAGCTCTCCTCCTCAATTCCTTCTCCTTGCGGAAAGAAAAAGTCATTCTTTCCATTGATTCCAGGCGTAAATGCATTGGGAATGTAGAGCAAGAGCATTGGGTCAATATTCACATACTGATAGGTCGTATCGTAGCAATAACCATTAGAAGCAAGCAGCTGAACCAAGTAATCTCCAGCTCGGTCATAATGATGCTTTGGATCTTCTTCATTCGATGAGTCCCCATCGCCAAAATTCCAGGTCCATTGAGAAGTTCCAATGGAATTATTGATGAATTGAACTTCTTGATCAAGCAAATTTTCGCCTTGAATTCGGTACTCGAACGCACCAGTTGGATAAGGCAGGTCATCAGCAACATCAACGAAAGTGGAATCCTTACACCCGTTGAGGTCAGTCACTACAACTTCATAGGAACCAGCACCTAGATCGTAATGAACTGCGGTTGAAATACTATCTGGCTTCCACAGATAAGTATATGGCGGTGTACCAAGTTGAACATTTATCACTGCTGCACCTAGTCCTTGTCCGCACGTATCTGTCAAATAGCTAGGTAGCAAGGTTAATGCTGGTGGTTGAGTTAGGGTGAAAGTCTGCACAATCTTGCATCCATTTGCATCCGTAATCGTTGCTGTATACGTACCTACAGAAAGATCTGTGGCAGCACTACCGATTTGGGAGTTCGGGTCGTCCCAAACAACGGCAGCATAAGGAGTCGTTCCTCCCGTGATCTGTGTTATGGCAATAACCCCATCTGATCCCAAATAGCACGAAATAGGCGTAACCGCAGATTGAGCATCCAAAAGTACAGGTTCGAACAACTCGACAGCATCTGTGGTTGTGCATCCATTGGCATCAGTTATATCCACAAAATAGATTCCAATATCAAGTCCTTGAAAAGTGTTGGCACCCGTATTTGATGCAGTTTCCACCAAGGCTCCAAAAGCATCTGACAATACATATTGGAAAGGCGAAAGCCCGCCCTGTGAAGCTACTATCTCACCATCGCCACTTTCAAAGCAACTCAGATCCTGAGGAGTGAGCGTCATAGGTAAAGGTTGAGCGGGTTGTGTGATGGTTATTGTTGCACCAGCAGCACATCCAGTTGCATCTTGGGTTACAACGTTATATGTAGCGGCAATTAACCCAGTGATCGATGCGGTCCCTGCGGTTCCAGGATTTACTTGAATTGGCGTAAGGAACGCATCAGTCCAAACGATATCATACGGGGCCAGGCCGTTAGTTACAGTCAGTGAGGCGGCACCATCGCTTCCTCCAAAACAAATATTATCCGTAATGATGAAATTCATGCTTAAACCAGCCCCATCTACAATAACGAATGGTGATGTTGCTGTACATCCGTTTGCGTCAGTTACTGTCACAGAATAATTTCCAGCCAAAAGCGCATTCGGATCTTCGCCTGCCCAATCAACCACATATGGAGGTGTTCCTCCCGCTGTCACGTCAACCGCTGTTCCATCACTCAAGCCAGGGCAAGATGTTTCAGTTACGTTCACTGAAACGGTAAGTAACGTTGGTTCAATAATATCGACTTGACCAGAAATAACGCATCCATTTGCATCTGATACGGTTCCAGCATATGGTCCAGGACATAAGTTGGTGATACTATTACCAATAGCTCCTGTGGACCACGTAACTGTTACCGGAGCAGCGCCACCTTGAACAACCACGTCAGCAGTTCCATCGCAGGCACCATTGCAGGTAACATCTGTTGAACTGAAAACTGCTGTCGGGCCAGGGTTAACTGTTACCTGAAGCGTGGTTTGATCAACACAACCATCAACAGTTAAAACCCCAAGTGAAACAGGAAAAGTTCCAGATGAAGGAAACGTATATGAAGCATCTGTTGATATGATCGTATCACCAGGCATCGGAACCCAAGCACTTCCAAGAATAACACCCCCATTTCCATTCGAAGTATTGGTGAAATCCGTTGGATTTCCCTCGCAAACAGTTGTAAATGTAAAGTCGGCTATGGGCGAAGGAGATACCGTTACGTTCAGAGTTTCCACAGGAGATGTACATCCATTCTCGGTTACTTGAAGCGTAACCGTTTGCTGTCCTGATGCGGCCCAACCAACCTGATATGGCCCCTGACCGCTGCCACTGACCACAACTCCGGTTCCGAAGTTCCATGCGTACGTGGCGTTTGCAGCAGCATTTCCAGTATAGGTTATGGTTGCTGGTGCACCAATGCAAACAGCAGAACCACCAGCATCAAAAGTCGCTGACGGTCCAGGAAGGATATCAACAGTAACCGATTCCGTGGCGCTGCATGAATATCTATCAGTGACTCCAACATCGTAAGTGCTTGTAACCGCTGGGCTAACAGTGATGGCTGCCGTGAATTGATTCGTAGACCACGCATATTGATACGGAACAGAACCAAGAAGTGTCGATGCCGTCAAGGTTACAGGGTTACCTGCACACACGTTATTCGCACTTGCCACAACGCTGATCTCTGGGCATAAGTTGACTTCGATAACCGAAATACTATTGTCACTGCAACTAAGGTCATTCCACTGTCCACCAGCATAAATTTGAACACATTGCTCCCCGTTTTGACAGTCAGAATCACACCCTCCAAAAATGTCCGTATCGCCAAATCCATTGTCATTCGGTTCTCCTCCTGCCCAATTCTGGTAAATTGTTGGACTTGCGTTGGGCACAAATGGACCTGTTGTGCCATCGCTAGCGAAAAAGGTGGCTGCGCCTGCTCCGCTACGTTGATACCCTATCCACACTGTAGCTCCATTATAGGCGCTGGCGTCTAAAGCAGCAGATACGTTTGCATTTTCTGCAGCATCATTCATTACAACCAAATTGGCACCTAAGGTTGCCGCATTTGCCTGAGATTGTGCAGCGGATTGAGAAGCTGGATTTACGAAATATAAACTACAAGGCTGTCCTTGCACGTTAAGTGGAACGTAACCCGCCCCTTGAAATGTCGCCATGATACCTGGAATATCGCAGGTCGGGGACTGGGCTTTAGCAACAAGTACGAATGAACTTAACAGGATAAAAGAGAATAAGAATTTTATAGTGTATGTCCTAAACATTGGTCTCATCAAGAATGGGGTTGTCTTTTGCTGGCATGAATTACGCTAATTGAAACTTGATGACCTTTGTTTTGGTCAATCAAGTTTTCAACATAATGAACGTGGGATGATTGGGTGAGTTGCCAACCCAAGTCCTGTAATCATTAACCAGAGCAATATTATTACGGTATTAGCCAAGATGAATGTAGTCTGCCAAATTTCCAGCCTGTTCAAATATGGTTATTCAGCGCCCTGCTTTTATAAGACCTTCAAAGCCAATTCAAATACTCAAACTGTAAATGTCTTTGTGGCTGTTCAACTCAACCATCTATAAATAGCCAGATTATTACTTGGCCTACCAAAAAGTAATCGAACGATAGACAACCCACTGCGATATGTTGAGTTATCTATTATATCAATCATGAAAACCACGGCTTTTTTCATATTGTCCATTCTATTTTCCGTTTCGGTTAAGGCACAAGAAGCATATGATCACTATACCAACTACTACTCTATTGAAGCTGGTTTCATTGGTTCATCGTCAGGCCTGGTACTAGGGCCAACTTTTTCCGTTTACCGTGGTGGCCATAAAATTGACGCAGGCCTCGGAATGAAGATCTACGATGTTTGGAAAGATGGTTCTGGAATACTCACCACTTATCTAGGTTACAAATATTACCCAAACGAGCGAAAGAATGATTTCAACCTATATTTCGGTTATTACGATGTTCTATCCGTTCACAACATGGGAAAGCGATTCCCTGAAGTGTATGATGAAGCTTCAGACAAATACCGATCCCCCACTTATGTTTACTTACTCGAAAACCTTATTGGTTTAGGTTTTGATTACCAAATGGGAAATCGATTTTACATGTATACCGATTTCAGTGTAGGCGTGGTATTAGATTGGACCACGTATCGCGAGACCGAATCAACAATAGAAATCCGTTCTACGGGACTTGCAAGGCTTGGTGTAGGTTACAACATTGGTTGGAGGAAGGCAAAATGAAGGCAACAAAAAACCCGAAATCATTTCTGATTTCGGGTCTGAGTTGCGGGAGCTGGACTCGAACCAACGACCTTCGGGTTATGAGCCTTGTGAATATTGAGTTGATATGGTCTATTTTGATTCATTTTGTGCTTAAACAGTAAAACTCAGGTGTCACTTCATATCGTGAAAAACCATGTAAAACAGTCAAATGTTTTACCTATGTTTTACCAACTATTCGTATCTTTCGTTCTCAAAACAAAGGATATGGCAAGTGTTAAGGTACTGCTTTTAAACCATAGACAGCGAACAGATGGGACATGCCCACTAAGTGTGCGAATTATCAAAGACCGAAAACCTCGGTACATTTTCACGGGACACTACATCCTTCCTAAGGATTGGGATGAATCGAAATCGTGTGTAAAGAAGTCTCACGATAACTCAGTGAGATTGAATAACCTTCTGCATAAGAAGGTGTCGGAGGCTTCAGGGGCAATCATGGAGTCTGAGGTTGCCGATGATGATGCAACGGCAGGTGAATTGAAAAAGCGTGTTACGCGTTCAGGCAAGCGAATGTCATTCTACGACCTTGCCAAGGAGCGGATTATTGAGAAAGAAAAGAGTGAGAAGTTTTCGGTCTCAAAGGCGGAGGAATCCATAGTCAACAACATTCGAAGATTCGCTGGTAACTCTTTGGTCTTTGAAGACATTACGACTTCCTGGATCAATCGGTTCAAAGCATTCTGTATTTCTGAGTTAGGGCATAAAGGAAGGACGGTAACCAATCAATTGATATTCATTCGCACCATGTACAACCGAGCTATTCAAGAGGGAATTGTGCAAGCAAAGCATTACCCCTTTGCTGGTGATATGGAGAAAATACGGATTAAGGGAGGGCTGAAAATTGGTCTGACCCAAGAAGAGATTCAGCGGATAGAAGCACTTGAGCTTGAACGTGGGACTCCTATATGGCACACGAGAAACGTGTGGCTTTTCGCCTTCTATTTCGCAGGGATTCGAGTGTCAGACGTATTGAAAATGACATGGGCAGACATCAAGGATGGTCGCGTATGGTATGTGATGAACAAGAATGACAAACCAATATCTCTGAAGATTCCTGAGAAAGTGCAGGTCATTCTTGACTACTATATACCAGAGAGACAAGGTCAATCAGACTATATTTTCCCCGACCTGAAAAAGGCGAAGAAAAATGATGTAGAGGATATATTTCGTAAGACCCGAACTGCCACAAAACGATTCAACAAGTACCTTAAGGTTATTGCCCAACAAGCAGAGGTTGAAAAGAACCTTTCAAACCATATTGCACGGCATAGTTTCGGAAATATTGCTGGAGAGAGGATTCACCCTCTTATGCTACAGAAATTGTATCGGCATTCAGATTTGAAAACGACCATCAACTACCAATCGAACTTCATACATAAAGAGGCGGATGAGGCGTTGGATGAGGTGATTAATTTTTAACCCAAACTTATCATTTCGAACTGGATGTAGTACCAAAACACCAGCAACGCTAATAAAGAGACGAACATTCCTCCGCATACTGCCACTGGTACAAGTTTCAGCACTGGTGGGCTCACTACATCTTCATTAAGAATCTTGTTTACCCGATTTGTGGTTTCCTTAATGTCATTATGGTATTTGACGAACAGTCCAATACCCCACAATGGAGTACCAACGCTTACAATTGTTACCCAGAAAAAGACTTTGACAACAGCTAATGCTATCCATGAATTTTCAAACTCGATGATTGTAGCGCTAATAGCAACAATACTAACCGAGCAAAAAAAAGTATACCAACGAACAAGCAAATCCATAGTTGATTTCACTACACTATTTTTCTCCTGTAGTTGCAGTTTATAAAACTCTAGCCTTGTCTTATCAATATTCTTCAGCTTCATATTCTCTCTGTTTTGTAGCATCACCAACTTAAGACATTTATTCAAACAACCAATCAAATGGCATTCGTCCCGTTGCCATCAATCGCACAATCTGCCACACAAATTCAATGGCAAAGATGATTATGAAGAGAATGAGGAACTCTCCGAAGCTTCCGAATTCTCGTAACTTGGCTTCTACTTTTCGCAAAAGATTCATGAATATCAAGATAGGGATATATGAGTTTACTCTGATGCCAACAGATGAGCAGGCTAACTATCTGTGGGATAACGGTGAGTATATTACTCATTCCATCCGTGAAGGAATGAGGTATCAACTGCATGTATTGAGTAATTTCTATGTTGAAGTGACGTACGACAGTACAGAGAACTGTATTGTTGACTTGAAATCATTCAAAACCTCACGGCTTCTTGAACCCTACTTGTCTCACATTGATATTGGAGATTTGATGTAACACCAAAGTACGGAAGGTCGCCCCACGGTATAGGGTTTGTTGTCTTTTGTATATTTATATCCATGAATGTCATCTGCATACAAGACCAAGCGTTCTATGCTCTCATAGAAGAGGTGGTTGACCGTATGAAGGAAAAAAGTGGTCAGGTTGAGGATAGATGGGTGAAGGCAGATGATGCAATGGAACTCTTAGGAATTAAGAGCAAGACTACACTTCAAAAATTGCGAGACGAAGGAAAGATTCGTTTCTCTCAACCGTACAAAAAGGTAATTCTTTACGATAGGGAATCAATACTGCAATTGTTGGAGAATAATGCAAAAGAAACGTTCTAATGGAAGATGAATTCGAAAACCCAGAAGATGGGATAAATGTTGCTGAGTATGAAAAAGGATTTAACCAGGCTTTCGTTGTAGCTGAAGCTAATCCAACACTCGCGAAAGACATTTTTTCATCATTAGAACTGGATAGTGATTTTGCGAGTGGGCTGTTCCATGGCTCAAGGGAATTTTTCCGACAACAGGAATTGGATAGGGCAAAGGAACTGGATTCACTCCGAAATCGTGGTAATGATATGGAAAGGGGAAGGTGAGTAAACTATTCCTGTTGCTAGACTACAGTATATTCAAACTCACATTCTATTGCTTTAAGATAACGAGTTTTTCCGTTAGGGCTGCCTTGCCGTTGACTATCAGAACGACACTGTAAACACCATCAGCCCAATGGCTTACGTCAATGGACACAGGAAATTCCCCCTGTCCGCATAAGGCAGACACCCCCTTTTGAATAGGGAACGTGCGGCCTAGCATATCGAATACTCGAAGTTCCGCCCTATCGTCCCCCTTCAGTTCACACTTAACGGTAATTGTACCATCCATACTCGGGTTTGGAAACACCTCCATCCCCCACCTTCGGGGGGTTGGGGGGCTTATACCCACGTAGTGCGCGCTGTCTATATGGCTCAGCCATACATCGTCTAGGTAATAGGCTCCTACAAACCAATCGTACTCAGGACCGACACCTCCCCCAATAAATTCAATTTCGCTATTTACGTCTGTTCTAAAATTACCAATGTGAATGTACCGCTCACCACCATGGGCCGTGAACGTGCCGCTCACCTTTACCCAATCGGTCTTGCTGGTGAGTGGGTTGGCGGAGGTGTTCTCTACGTAGATCTCACAATTTGGCCAACATAATAACTCCCCAAACTCCGCTGTATCGACATCGGTAAATGTCACACCGAGGTTGTGCGTAGCATACTCTGCACTATCGCATTGGCTAACATAGAATTCGACATAGTAATCTTCACCCTCAACCAAGGGGTACTTCAGAGGACACTTAACAAATTCTCTTGCATCAACAAAGGAAGGGTAATTTACATACGTAGCAAAACCAGCGTAACCCTCTCCTCTACGTGGCATTTGCACACCATTAACGTTAACTGGAACAGAATACCCATTATCACCGCAGACATTATACAGATCGGGACTGTTCATGGATCGATTCCAAGGGGAAGCCCAAAAAATTGCCCCTCCGCTCGTTGGGCAATAAGTAATTTCCTCGAAAGAAGGATTAGGAACAATGTTCTGAGCCTCCAATTGGAGGCTCAGAATCATTATCAATATGAACAATGCAGGTTTCAAACTCACATTCTATTGCTTTAAGATAACGAGTTTTTCCGTTAGGGCTGCCTTGCCGTTGATAATAAGGACACAATGATAAAGCCCTTCACTCAATCCATTCAACTGCAAGGCATCAGAGCCACACACCCGTGTATTGCTGTACACCCGTCTGCCCGTCATTTCATATACCATCAGCTCGGCCCGGTCGTCTTCTTGCAGATGGCATTCGATGGTTACGATTCCTGTTGTAGGGTTAGGGTAAAGTTTAAGTGTTCCAACATAAGCATCGTGCTGCGGGTCAGGCTCTGGCGCGGCCCGCTTAGCACTTGGTTCCACAGGCAATTCACAGACATTCTCGTAGAATACGATTGTCGTATCCATACTCAATAGCAGTGAACGGGCCTGATAGACACCCGGGCCGTATTTTAGGGGACACAGGGCCGCCACCTCTCGCAGGTAGCTGATATCACTCCCTGTCCAAGAGCTGTCGTTGCTGAAATAGTGGTCGACACCAATGCCCAACACGGTTTTAAACAATGACTGCAAGGTGTCGGTCGCTACCACTTTTGCATTCACATC harbors:
- a CDS encoding papain-like cysteine peptidase, which translates into the protein MKSLLNKGIHQLWKLVHKQVVCSDVEKLVFLERAEEVKSEISDWCGTTEHENIGLGQNCNASWYLKSTGIKRASYPFDWVFATPAIIMDILNDDFKAFLDKDQLIPHGMDAGHKRYHETMFGHRNPASSASDLQFLERCVARWKQLMHDRKPVVFITVVLNEFEKRKRWQDGFTKGFAMPKNQVLSDFEGMMQQIKDLNPKAKFLFIEQYTEKPFELSITEKSSSALWIKFCSIDKNTGVQYINEVDDSVMTVLYEGLTPN
- a CDS encoding gliding motility-associated C-terminal domain-containing protein, yielding MATFQGAGYVPLNVQGQPCSLYFVNPASQSAAQSQANAATLGANLVVMNDAAENANVSAALDASAYNGATVWIGYQRSGAGAATFFASDGTTGPFVPNASPTIYQNWAGGEPNDNGFGDTDIFGGCDSDCQNGEQCVQIYAGGQWNDLSCSDNSISVIEVNLCPEISVVASANNVCAGNPVTLTASTLLGSVPYQYAWSTNQFTAAITVSPAVTSTYDVGVTDRYSCSATESVTVDILPGPSATFDAGGSAVCIGAPATITYTGNAAANATYAWNFGTGVVVSGSGQGPYQVGWAASGQQTVTLQVTENGCTSPVETLNVTVSPSPIADFTFTTVCEGNPTDFTNTSNGNGGVILGSAWVPMPGDTIISTDASYTFPSSGTFPVSLGVLTVDGCVDQTTLQVTVNPGPTAVFSSTDVTCNGACDGTADVVVQGGAAPVTVTWSTGAIGNSITNLCPGPYAGTVSDANGCVISGQVDIIEPTLLTVSVNVTETSCPGLSDGTAVDVTAGGTPPYVVDWAGEDPNALLAGNYSVTVTDANGCTATSPFVIVDGAGLSMNFIITDNICFGGSDGAASLTVTNGLAPYDIVWTDAFLTPIQVNPGTAGTASITGLIAATYNVVTQDATGCAAGATITITQPAQPLPMTLTPQDLSCFESGDGEIVASQGGLSPFQYVLSDAFGALVETASNTGANTFQGLDIGIYFVDITDANGCTTTDAVELFEPVLLDAQSAVTPISCYLGSDGVIAITQITGGTTPYAAVVWDDPNSQIGSAATDLSVGTYTATITDANGCKIVQTFTLTQPPALTLLPSYLTDTCGQGLGAAVINVQLGTPPYTYLWKPDSISTAVHYDLGAGSYEVVVTDLNGCKDSTFVDVADDLPYPTGAFEYRIQGENLLDQEVQFINNSIGTSQWTWNFGDGDSSNEEDPKHHYDRAGDYLVQLLASNGYCYDTTYQYVNIDPMLLLYIPNAFTPGINGKNDFFFPQGEGIEEESYDMFIYDRWGKLIWQTGKFQKKWDGTNMFSLKEVPVGTYVYLITFREYADLDRHVYKGIVTLIRD
- a CDS encoding site-specific integrase, which produces MASVKVLLLNHRQRTDGTCPLSVRIIKDRKPRYIFTGHYILPKDWDESKSCVKKSHDNSVRLNNLLHKKVSEASGAIMESEVADDDATAGELKKRVTRSGKRMSFYDLAKERIIEKEKSEKFSVSKAEESIVNNIRRFAGNSLVFEDITTSWINRFKAFCISELGHKGRTVTNQLIFIRTMYNRAIQEGIVQAKHYPFAGDMEKIRIKGGLKIGLTQEEIQRIEALELERGTPIWHTRNVWLFAFYFAGIRVSDVLKMTWADIKDGRVWYVMNKNDKPISLKIPEKVQVILDYYIPERQGQSDYIFPDLKKAKKNDVEDIFRKTRTATKRFNKYLKVIAQQAEVEKNLSNHIARHSFGNIAGERIHPLMLQKLYRHSDLKTTINYQSNFIHKEADEALDEVINF
- a CDS encoding helix-turn-helix domain-containing protein — translated: MNVICIQDQAFYALIEEVVDRMKEKSGQVEDRWVKADDAMELLGIKSKTTLQKLRDEGKIRFSQPYKKVILYDRESILQLLENNAKETF
- a CDS encoding T9SS type A sorting domain-containing protein; the encoded protein is MILSLQLEAQNIVPNPSFEEITYCPTSGGAIFWASPWNRSMNSPDLYNVCGDNGYSVPVNVNGVQMPRRGEGYAGFATYVNYPSFVDAREFVKCPLKYPLVEGEDYYVEFYVSQCDSAEYATHNLGVTFTDVDTAEFGELLCWPNCEIYVENTSANPLTSKTDWVKVSGTFTAHGGERYIHIGNFRTDVNSEIEFIGGGVGPEYDWFVGAYYLDDVWLSHIDSAHYVGISPPTPRRWGMEVFPNPSMDGTITVKCELKGDDRAELRVFDMLGRTFPIQKGVSALCGQGEFPVSIDVSHWADGVYSVVLIVNGKAALTEKLVILKQ